The window GTATTGAAAGGCGTTCGCCATAAGACGGTGAACCGAGTAGGTACGGACACGCGTCACACGCGCACTGCGTAGGCGCTGTAAGTGTTACGCGTAGCTTTCTTGAGTTTTTTACAACTCTCCCAGCTTGCATGATGAATTCAGACACACAAACAGATAGATTACCAAAATGtggcataaaaatattataggaactaATTAGTGCACCAACGATGAACTTTTCGGAAGTTAATAGTTATCGAGTGGATAGCACGAAAATGGTGGCTACGCTACGGAGCTGCAGCGTGTGCCTGCGTTGCGTGTGTAGCATGTGCGCCGTAGCCGTATGCGTGACGCGCACGTAGCCCGGGGTGACAGGTTCCCTACAATTAGTGCTCAAAAAAACTCAATTTCCAAATACCttctaaaaatatgtttgcTTCATCAAGAATCTGTTTGGTTTCAGATGTGACTAAGGACTCCCAATTGAATATCCTGGCGACGGACTACACACACTACGCCATAGCCCACAGCTGCAAATACGATGAGAAAACCAAGAACCACCAAGGTGAGCAAGGAGGTTGACGTACTTTGCCTGTAATAATGAGAGAACgaattcaaatttatagtaaagtcTACGCGTACTAAAAGCTGTAGTCGTGTCGctgtcgtggaatgtattgggttCCATAGTAGATTACCCGTTCGactttttttgtacatatatttttgacattattttcattttctgtTTTGTGATGGAGAATATAGAGATGTTGTCTAACAAAGGTACATCACAAAATTTAGTTCGCCATAATAAcggtatattataaataatatacgaaaactatctaaaaataacattttgtttcCTTTAAAGGacttaaatgttaaataaactatatattgatggtctacaataataaatatgcaaacgtctaaaaaaatccttaagtgaagtattgtaaaataataatataatattgcgCGAAAtggacataataatatatcgtATAAAAACTTTTAACTATTAACTTATCTACTCATGACAACGCGTGGAAGATATATCCGGATATCTGTCTTAAGTATGTAAGTCGTTATCGAAATTAATATTGCTTCCTCGaaatttaattaactaaataagctatgtttgataaaatcAATAAAGATATCGTAAAATTTGATTGGATTTGgtaaactgtttttttaaagaaccaCACAGTACAATCGAGGCATCAAGTAATGCtaaatacatacttttaaaTCGCACTTGTCAATATTATTTAACTGAAATTTCGAGCTCAGTTACTGCGtgagaataaaaatatttcaaaatgtatttatttatctcatcAATAATAAATgtctaaataataatagattGTTAAGCAAGGGATGAAATtcactcatttctgtcgaggtagtttgtaAATCTTTCACTGGAGTTAAACACTgcatgtatatttaaaaaacgcaTGAAGTATAAACTTACATAGTAGTTAagggtacttttattttatttatgtgtattTCATCAACAATTTAGGTGaaggtatcgttatttatagaatggaattaaatttaaattatccaTGAAATCCATTTACAAccaattttaattgcttatcgtacaaaaataaaaaaaaacgtacttggaaTGTAAAATGCTTCAAGCTCTTTCTGTTTCTTGCATGCGCtgcatttcattttcattttgtgCTGGAATGAGACGGTCCTTTtttcaaagcttttatttaacttgccctgttagtatgtatgggataaatcttgcaagttaaatctGACCCactgatgaagctgaaaatttgcataaatgtgtaagtcgggtgacaatgcaatattatggtaccattgagctgatctgatgatggagacaagaggtggacataggaaatctgtgataaaacaacgcaacctaattgtgtttggggtttttagaattggctcgatgagtattagttgcctgtggaaagaaaagtacagtcagccataaaagcttgtaccaaaaacgaaattttgccaaaaaattattCAGGTTGGTTCTGTGCATTTTTGGAAATGTCTAAAACGTTTATATGTCACATGAGTCACGACGTGACTCAAGTGATAACAAAAACTGCTCAGATTACTTaagattgataaaaaatatgggTAGAGAcgattaacccccttattcataaacgtcaaCTTAAGTTGATAAGCTGcttataatcgtttgtccctttccatcataccaatacgttggaaagggacaaacgattattagcggcttgtcaactttagtagacgtttatgaataagggggttagtcttTAACGTAAGCTTTCTAGATTTTTCGGGAAATCCCCCAATCATAGATTAGTTTCGCTATTTCACTGTAGTTATCATATCAACACCGGGGGcgtaccgcgaaaaccgaaaatcgcataatgcggggatctttctcttttactcttactaagacgtaattagactgatagagaaaatgcccgcaattgacgaacttcgattttcgcggttatagcccggaTTTTATGATGATAATAACCTCCCCACATTTTACTCTATCATGTAAATGTCGTttgtaaaatgttttgtttgtttgcactaaaaaaaacatattacctTAGAAAACTAATATTGTCTTATTGTTTGTCAACGAGCACTTATATAGCTTGGAATTCAATGTTTTGACTACCTAAACCTTACCTTTTATTAAATCGAATAATTCTCGTAATGGTTGGTAGTTGATAAtgatattattgtttattttattttatatttcggagACAACACAGAAACAGTTTCTGTTCCTATCTAAACTTTACGTTTCATTTTCTCAGATTTCGCCTGGGTCCTTTCTCGAAGCAAAAAACTAGAGGGTGATGCCAAGACCGCCGTGGACAACTACCTAAAGGCCAACGCTAAGGAACTGGACGCCACCAAGTTCGTGCAGACCGACTTCTCTGAGGCTGCCTGCAAGTTCACCAGCACTAGCCTAATCACTGAACCTGTGAAGCACCATTGAGAACCCTGAATGCACCAGTTAACTGACCGAATGTCGCTACTTTTGATACATCACAATACATAGGAATTAATCGTATGCATTACATTTAGTCTCCTTCGTCTTTTTATTTGCTACAACTTTTCGCTGCCAGATCTAAACCTTATGGCACGGTGATAAAATCTACCAACGGCCAGTATTATTTTGTGTAAGGTCTTAATGTTATTCTTTATTACGATATAAATGACACAGCCTATTGTCTTTTATTCGTGAGACACATCGTTAAATATtattgtctctttctttttgtaGTATTTAGGTTAAGGATTTTTTAATGGAAGTAATTGGAAAAGTCTCGTAAAATGATGCATTTTTCTCTTGTTTCTGGTAATTTATATGCATCTTTATCTAAGAGGAGCTTTTGAAAATAACTAACAAGTTCAAAGTTTGAAGTAATTTGATGCTGTCTGTTACTGCTACTTTAACTACTTTACATTTAATATGTGATAATTTATGTAAGTCTGTCAAAGTTCAGAAGTTAGTTGAAtaattgtgtaataaagagATGCTTTCTTTCtcatgttttatttgttttttccaTCCTATAATACctgattgtatttatttatttaaactttatggcacaaaatacaaaataaatacaaatgtcGGACTTAATGCCTATTAGCTTTCTCTACTAGTCTTCTCTTGTCTTttcgtcttttttattttatatacttatagtatatgtgtatattatatttgtatgtatatgttattatatgtatttttgtttgatttgcttttgctgttgtaattgtagcaccgctcacaATCTCTTTGATAgtcttaaggttgactggtagagaatgcttcgTGGCATGAAGTCCGCCTTTTGgattgtaagatttttttttctttagtgcaataaagattaaattaataaataaatcataggGCTAAAAGAGacgaattaatttatttattagtcgATCGATggatatttttatcatttatcgATAGATCATTGAAATTATGTAGCGGTgttgtagttcgtgtcatccacgatgacgcgcagatttgtcaaatctaacctttaacaacatgaaaatacgagtaaaggcacgcgtcgtcgtgaatgacacgaactatattatGACACgtgttaaacaaaataaaacgtgttgtcttagaataaaataataaaaagtaccggttagtttataaaaaaatatataatcacaGGTTTTTGTAATAAGTGTATAAAAACTAAAGTATCAGAAAAGTCACTTCAATTCACAAGTCTTCCTTCGACTAGTCACATTAGTCCGATTATGAAAGTTGATATTTTAtagtttgaaatataatttaaaacatcGATATTTAAAGCAAACcacttttttattataagatttataagatTACCAAAAATTACTAGTAAAGAAATCAGTCTCGAATTTTTGCGAGAACTGACATTCTGCCTCTGAGAATtctttaaaaacaaatgacTGTCTATGCTCGGCCAACTCCGTGTATTTTGACAAGGCATCTTCTACTTTTTTCAGTGATTCTCCTTCTAACTTTTGCTTGTTTCTTGATAGAACCCAGGAGAAAACTGTAAAGagaaacataatataattatttacacaaacatttttggattaaataaaataatgaatttctTGTAATTTACATTATTGGTATTTCTAAAGCAATTATAGGCAGACAATATCTCaggacgaaagtggaggacccgttgcgaaatcgccttttcatacaaatgtagtcctcattttcctctctggatattaacattatggaaatattttgacacaatttgttgtatatcgatCACGGCCCTGCCTTACCTTTgattttattcgattttttaattattataaaagttaggagtatttaaaaagtatgaaaactgtttttcgctcctaatttttacaacaataaaaaaatataaaaaattcaaacgtagggacatagctattgccaatatacatcaaatgttataatagctatttaagatacaagtgcagaaaataggaaatacgcaacgagtggtgataaattaaaacacgactaattacctattcgcacgtgtatttaTCGTACAACGTTCAACTTTCATATATTAGGTTTTGTGCATAAATAGTTACAAATTtataaagtgcgttttagatatatgtttgtgtgttttttgtatatagcaaaagtattaaaaaaaactgaccaAGTGCGAGTGCGACTGGCaagtgaaaatttcaactgtctaactatcactgtttatgagatacagcctaatGACGGGCAGACgaatggacagcggagtcttagtaatagggttttaccctttgggtacggaatgcTAAATATAAACCGACTAATTTCCACGAATAATTTTTCCAACAACCATTTAAATATACTTTCGATAAGAAAACCTTATTCAAATAGGTTTATGGGTTTGGAACCTACGATATATAAGCACAGACAAatacccctctttttgcgtcagAGTTATACGGTtctattacggttcatgagatgagatggtgacagacgggcagacatacagacagacggacggacagcggagtcttagtaataaggtcccgttttacttgttgggtacggaaccctaaaaaaaggacATACTCGTACGATAGCCTGACTGCTGTGTCGTTTAGTTTACGATCtggttttatgttttaaatccAATTCGATTAATCATGTTATtacaataggtacagtcacaGACGGGATTCTTGAGCTATTTAGGGTTCAAACAAATTTAGTTATCTATACTAATGGTATGAAATTTCcaatgtaaatgttttttttataccacgtcggtggcaaacaagcatacggcccacctgatgttACGAAgtcatcgtagcctatggacgcctgcaactccagaggctaAACCCTAGATGGCTCAGCatttaaagtccgtgactgtacctaagcGAAGAAGGGCTATAGGTACCGTAATGGGTTCTCGGCTTCCTCTTGAAGGTCTTGCAGGTGTATGCGATAGCATAGTTGTCGTAGTCAGTGGATAGTATGAAGAACGGGAACTGTAGCACTTTGTCTGaaataagtatattatgttataatttgTTGTAATTAACTTAAAGATAATTACAGTCGGTTGTGGTTAGAACTAActcactaaaaataaaaaaaacacacaagtgcgagtcggccacgcccaccgagggttccgtactgtttagtatttgttgttatagcgataACAggaaaatacatcatctgtgaaaatgtcaactgtctgattatcacggttcatgagatacagtctggtgacagacggacagacggatggacagcggagtcttagtttaccctttggatacggaaccctaaaaataaaccGACTAATTTCCACGAATCATTTTGCCAACAACCATTTAAACATACTTTTGTCAAGAAAACCGTATTGAAATAGGTTCATCCGTTTGGTAGCTACGATATAGGTATAAGCACAGACAAATACCTCTTTAGCGACagggttatttttatttcatgatattttttatattattataaaaaaatacttatgactATAAACAAAAGCGTTGTCAAACTGACGACAGTTTTTtctcacattttccttcataaatatttttttttctctatgaaaaaaaaaatgttttggaatgtacaatttgagctctttcaaatgataccccagttggcctagtcactagactttcaAATGTTgtcccctcttcatattgggcattttccataataataataaaaaaaaactttcaatgtgtctggctTAACGTTGtccataactattccaaatttcaaatcgatagcttaagtggttcttgACATATTTCGACGGTTATCGACGAACGgatagagtcgcaccataacggttccttttgtacctttttggtacggaactctaaaaatgtattacttCGGGTATTTACCAGCATTCTCGTAACTGACAATGAACTGGGCCCTGTTTCCAGCATCGAAGGTGGGATCAACTCTAGCCAGATAAGACTTCTGAGTCCTGTTCCCAAGTTCAGCAACCACGTAGGTCTCCTTCAGGGTGTAACCCAGGTTGTCCTCCTGGAAGTCCAGCGTGGCGCAGTCGTAGATCGATCGACCATCACTGGCGTAGCTGGCCACGTTGTACCAGCTGCCTGAAAACTGATGGTGGACACTTATCAATAGTTtgcgttttaaataataaaattgttggccaattcgaacgtacaatgacatcagaatgatatttgaatcatattatttagttatcgtgcatttcgttcgtacttgtctgtacatgtattggagcgggcgagacgcacgataaacGATAACTAAATATGTAACATGACATGATTCAAACgtcattctgatgtcagcgtacgttcgaattggtctgatagactaattaattattattgaaaacaaaacaaagtaagGTTTTTATTATGAGCGAGAGGAAAGTTTTTCAAAAGTGCGTCCATATAAAGCAAATGTGTGCCTCCGTCATAGCTCACCAATTAGATAAAGTCGCAAAATGCATCGAAGGATCCAAGTCTCAAAGATTCTTGGCGACAGGCTATTACTTTTATCTTTTGCCAAAAACattgttaataaattaattaaatatattttctgaaaTCTGTCTAGGGctgtcaataaataattttcatcataatttatttggtataccgggtgtttcctgtaacaggagcaataaattaaactgtaggctgtactcctcaaactcaccaacatttgttcagcaacttttaaaaataactaagacgcaatgtattgcgaattttgttatgtttaaagcgtgacaagcaacgtcaaacacactgatgtcagcgtacattgaaaataatattatatttgtatgaagaaataaaatctaaagattttttaatttttaaaacattttaagtaatccaaagttatatcgttttaagagtacaatatagggtaattctacgagactgtaacgtcagttaccaattctttcgtatGTTCTTACATtgattaagcaaatttaagtctctgtatgtctggcgtagccctacaggtagatatctggatacttGAATTTTCTTAATTAAcataagaacacacgaaagaattggtaactgacgttacagtctcgtggaattacccctatatggtttaattatttgctcgtgttacaagaAACATCCGGTATTGTATGTAGAAAATTTGATTGCTATcacaaataaatgataataaaacaTACTAATTACAATTAGTCACAAACAATAAAAGTTAATCATCAACTGATCAGAACGGATGATTAAAAAAGATATAAATTagccaaaaatatgaatacttaATTAAACAGTTTATCATCAATTAATCAGAAAGTatgcctacctacctacctcaATTAATAATCTCTGAATAATTGCATAAAATCCTGTTTTAATTTGCGTTATCTGTATAGATTTTATCAGAATTCTGAGGACATGATTATTCATTAGATATATCCTGATGACGAAGAATCTTTTGAGCGaggtgaaaatattttacaattttataaattatttagtgaactataaattatcatttctctgaaagtgggtcgttgttgttctaaaaagtgtgcagaaaatgatactttTCTGCTATAGAACAATGTACTTTctaagtatgtttttttcttttttgttacaATAAGCAATTAAGAATTTGCTTTTAAATGGattcattccataaataacgatatttttaccaaaattgttaattgaatgtACCGTCaataaatactactgaagtttatactttgccgtgtttttttaaatgcacatgtacactttttactttcctcgtattcaaaataaaagtaGAGTGTTGAACTCGgttgaaaggcaccatttcatcccttggttaaaaatCTCCTATTGTTTTTAATGTCACATcgttaaatacttttttatctGACTATCAGTCCTGCAAATAACACTTGAAGCATTTAAAAAAgggttaaaattattattaagtacattttaaCAGTGCATACCCAGTAAAAAGGCAACGATACATAAAGATatgaaaaactaaattataagtgTAATAAGAATTATCTAGAGATGAAAATCGGCTAATCTCTCTAGATGCCACGATGCTACAGATGGATATCCCGGTATAGTCAATTTTATAAGACAATCTAATATAATGAACAACTCTAAAGTACTATTTAAAAATTTccaaatatttacctatattcGCCTTTTTACACCAGAGGATGAAATAAATATGGGAACCATTAATCATGATCTTCAAGCAGGATCATTCCTAACTAAATCTCTGCATAGGTACAACACGTTtaattgtacacttttgttgtACTGAAACCTAAATTTCAATTATTGACGAGCTTATTATGATTTAAAGATTAAAATTAGACAAAGTTTTGAGGGTAGATATAATCATGATCTAATTTACCTTAGTGTAATCCAAATTTTCTTGAATTTTGATCGTTGGACATTCTCCCAGTATGTTATCCGCCCAAGCCCCGAAAACTCCAAGTAAGCAATACAGTAAAAACAACATCAttatttttgtgtgtttttaAACAAGTACTCGGAGCGAAGGTATGATATCGAATGCTTGCGCGTCGCATCCCACGCGATAATTATCCAATGAAATGACCCCTGAGTAAAGttgttttatattgaaattgCTTGTTAAATTGAACAACCGTATGGAGTTTCCTATAATGTTTCCTCTGGGTATTTATAGTGGGCCACATGGGTCAGTTTTCAAGGTCTTTTGCACGTGTTggttattatttagtgcaaattacataaaagtaatcttaaaataaataattactaaaatataacAGAGATGTACTCGTATAGTCTCCATATTAACCATGGACATAAACatataaacattaaatttagagatgtaaaaggtccccaatgtcaaagtaaagtactaatactaacaagatttggaggtgtaaaggctctcaAAACGACCATTTGCAGGGTGAAATTGGGtggatatgtaggtcatactggaCAATAAATTAAAGTCGttcaatatgacacaaaatattcatccctcagcgtatggtcaaacataCTTTTTATGTAGTTACTACCTGAGTCATTTAATTTTGCAAGTTCGTAAACCCAAGTTATTGGGCACTTATTAACATTTTAACTGCATTATGAACATGGCTTTAGGTAAAGGTCAAATGGATGAGTCAAATTTGTCAATAGATAATATAATAGTTTTCTAGAACTTCGCTGTGTCGTAAACAACAACATGATAGTTTTATATTGATTTGGTGTTGTATATTGTAGAGGCGTTTTTTTATAAGTGTTAGGAAAAAAACCAtctttggtacaagcttttatcgctgactgtgctTTTCTTAGCACAGGCAACTAATCGAACAATTCTGAacactccaaacacaattagattgcattgtttcatcacagagttcctatggtcacctcctgtcttcatcatcagatcagcttgatagtgccataatattgcattgtcacctgacttacttatatatatgcaaattttcaggtcaatcggaaatcgggaagtgggtcaaattttgcttccaatatttgacccacactgacatacatacaacatacatatatatatatttttatttaatctttattacacataagaaaacacgctgtacaataggcgaacttaatgccgtaagggaGCTTTGTATTATGAATTACTATAGTAAAATTGATACCGATACGCAAATTAAGAGAAACTGTTTTCTATGATTATAAAATTGGACTTCTCATATAAAAGAGAGAAAGTGACACTAGACGACTAATTACATATTACGAGTATGAagatttgaaacattttaattaaattagaaacGTATTGATATCCACACTTCCGGCACACAATAATCACTTAAATTATTGTCATTGAATGACAGTAGGTAAATTTTCTGTTACTCCTTAGAACGTTAAAAAATCCTTAAGGAAAATTTTACGAATAATAAGATATAAATGCAATCTCATTTCCAGTAACCgtctaatataaatatttacgcCGCTTAATTATTATACCACACCACAGATAACCTATGACTTCGGGTACGGTGTTATAGAGACGCTCATCCAGTCTTGTTTACTTTTATACAAGAAATTGTCCGGTTAACACTTTAATATGTTGAGAATTGTAATATTTGTCTCATTACTTTGTAATGTGTTTGGGTATTTCACATTATCTGGAAAATGTCCTGAAATAGTGAATTTGAAAGAAGATTTCCGACTGGCTGAAGTGAGTGATGATATTTTAttcatgtatttatattttatgtaatttatgtcAACATTGCTATtgctaattaatataaattgtaattCTAGAGATGTGTTTGTCAAGAAGCGAGCGAATAACAGTAAAATTTCGCTACCACCTCACCGCATTTCGCTGACTTATTTGAAAAGGGCCCGCGACAAACCGTCGCTAGTTCGCTACGCGTCCTCGCATAGCTAATAAGCTGGCGTGTGAAAGCGAAAGGTCTACCTGCTGGCAGTAATAATCATGTAGGGCAATTTCGTAAAAAATACCAATGTCTGTGAAACAGACATTAGTACCGTATCAGTGGCTCGcccttttaattatttcatgtattttttCAAGTATTGATCAAAAAAAGATGTTTTCAGTTTTACAACGACTGGTACCAAACCTACTCTTACTCCAGCGATGGTCACCGCCACAACAACTGCTCAGTACTCAATCTCATCACCAAGCCCACTGGAATATACCTGAACCAGTCCAGGGTAGACCGAGGCCTGTTCCATCGATACAGCATCGGAAGGATGGTCATACCGTCCGAAATTGAGAAACCTGCGTACTTGGATATTGAGTTTCAGTTTGAAAATGCACCTAGAAGACGTAAGTACTCGTAATCAAAATTATGTGCATATTTAATtgcatttatattaataacctCATAGTTTTATCATGTTTAAAAACCAGCTGAGTGCGAGTCAGACTGTTCCAAGGCTTGCGAGCATCATCcaatttttaacattaataGAATTAAAACTGTTTTGGGACATACTAACATAAAgtaataaactaattatatggTTTACACTCacttatttttagtcactcgcgtggCATGTATcagagagcctaggtctcctttctcaagcactaacagtgcgagcagcgttcacaaCGGCCATGTTTCGCGTACTGCTGCGCGCTGCGTCGCACGCTGCGCACGCGCTGTTAGAACCGGTTGGTGGAGATCTTGCGCTATCACTGTAGTTGTAGAACTTGTCGCGCGAGTGACCAGACCAGTGAccaaaaatacgtgagtgtaaaccgaaaaaaatatttaaaaattcttaAGTCCTACTCACAAACAtcgtttgaaaatatttatatttaatttctcaTTTACGTGGCCCGTAAATGTGTAAATGCTTACACAAAAGTGGCccctatgtttaaaattaatttatttacgttatATGTCCGAGAgtatgtattaatttatttgcattacagacttacatatgtgtaccaaattttaacaaataggctgtgaccgacggacagacagacgcacgagtgatcctataagggttcagttttttccttttgaggcaTGAAACCTCAAGAAGTAAGCTGATTTCATCCGGCCTAATCGCGATCCCTGATAAGTTCTGTACCAACAATGATTAGATGGCCAAACACCTTCaccaaatacatattataaaatagtacTTGTAGAATCCATCATATTATAGGAGTGAAGTCTTTCCACCAGATCGTTGGTTCACCTCTTTAGGCTCTCTCCAGTCTTTTTATATTCGTGGCGGTGGTGAGTGTGTGTGGAAAGACCATG of the Cydia pomonella isolate Wapato2018A chromosome 19, ilCydPomo1, whole genome shotgun sequence genome contains:
- the LOC133528262 gene encoding insecticyanin-A-like, with translation MLRIVIFVSLLCNVFGYFTLSGKCPEIVNLKEDFRLAEFYNDWYQTYSYSSDGHRHNNCSVLNLITKPTGIYLNQSRVDRGLFHRYSIGRMVIPSEIEKPAYLDIEFQFENAPRRLKKRRYPFRVLATNYNYYATVYTCEYSPLIDKHFIYVWVLSRSHLLNEVSLALATKPLQQIGVDPAKLVKEDWSKCQPKYFEDTATEPMTFRYPVPI
- the LOC133528060 gene encoding insecticyanin-B-like, producing MMLFLLYCLLGVFGAWADNILGECPTIKIQENLDYTKFSGSWYNVASYASDGRSIYDCATLDFQEDNLGYTLKETYVVAELGNRTQKSYLARVDPTFDAGNRAQFIVSYENADKVLQFPFFILSTDYDNYAIAYTCKTFKRKPRTHYVFSWVLSRNKQKLEGESLKKVEDALSKYTELAEHRQSFVFKEFSEAECQFSQKFETDFFTSNFW